One Thermostichus vulcanus str. 'Rupite' genomic window carries:
- the hslO gene encoding Hsp33 family molecular chaperone HslO — protein sequence MTDASGSTGSKGSKVVAEGPPQSLPDHLIRATAAEGKIRVVGLVSTQAVQEARERHKLSYVATVALGRAMSAGLLLAANLKRRQARINLQLKGDGPLGNIWVDAGLDGTVRGYVGNPAIELPLTSESKLDVGQAIGRYGYLHVLRDLGYGQPYTSAVELVSGEVGDDITYYLSSSEQTPSAVLLGVNLDSHRVRAAGGVLLQVMPGAPASLIPEMETRLAKVEEFSPMLASGGGLRELLQICLGDLDLKIVPEMRTIRFYCKCNSDRVKGALRMLGRDELMDMIHTDKGAEAVCHFCNEVYRVSEDELRSIVADMSATV from the coding sequence ATGACGGATGCCTCTGGATCAACTGGATCAAAGGGATCAAAAGTGGTTGCTGAGGGTCCGCCCCAATCTCTTCCGGATCATCTGATCCGAGCTACGGCGGCAGAAGGCAAAATTCGGGTGGTGGGGTTGGTTTCCACCCAAGCGGTCCAAGAGGCACGGGAGCGGCACAAGCTTTCTTATGTGGCGACGGTGGCCTTGGGTCGGGCCATGAGTGCAGGACTCTTGCTGGCGGCCAACCTGAAACGACGTCAGGCACGGATTAATCTGCAACTGAAGGGGGATGGCCCCCTCGGTAACATTTGGGTGGATGCCGGTTTGGATGGCACGGTGCGCGGTTATGTGGGCAATCCGGCGATTGAGTTGCCCCTCACCTCAGAGAGCAAGTTGGATGTGGGCCAGGCGATCGGGCGCTACGGCTACTTGCATGTGTTGCGGGATCTGGGGTATGGCCAGCCCTACACCAGCGCAGTGGAGTTGGTGTCTGGAGAAGTGGGGGATGATATCACCTACTATCTCTCCTCGTCGGAGCAAACCCCTTCGGCGGTACTTTTGGGTGTGAATCTTGATTCTCATCGGGTGCGGGCTGCCGGGGGTGTTTTGCTGCAGGTAATGCCGGGAGCGCCCGCCAGTCTGATCCCGGAGATGGAAACCCGCTTGGCCAAAGTGGAGGAATTCAGCCCGATGCTGGCCTCGGGGGGCGGGTTGCGGGAGCTGCTGCAAATTTGCTTGGGGGATTTGGATCTCAAAATTGTGCCGGAGATGCGCACCATCCGGTTTTACTGCAAGTGCAATTCTGACCGGGTGAAGGGGGCTTTGCGCATGTTGGGTCGGGACGAGCTGATGGATATGATCCACACCGATAAGGGGGCAGAGGCTGTCTGTCACTTCTGTAACGAGGTGTATCGTGTCTCAGAGGATGAGTTGCGTTCGATTGTGGCGGATATGTCGGCGACCGTATGA
- a CDS encoding glycosyltransferase family 2 protein has product MLAEFTHPELSIVIPCKNEADNLEHLFERLTQTLDPLQLSYELVCVNDGSQDSTLEKLLAFHQRDPRIKVINLSRCFGKEIALTAGIDYTSGRAVIPIDADLQDPPELIPEMLELWRQGYQVVYAVRRSRQGESWFKQLTANGFYHVIDQLSQVRIPRNTGDFRLLDRQVVEAIKQLRERTRFMKGIFAWVGYRQTAIFYDRAPRFRGKTQWNYWRLWNLAVEGITSFSSWPLRVWSYLGLGISLLALLYGLFLVVRTLLLGSDVPGYASLAVIMLFLGGIQLISLGIIGEYLGRIFEEVKGRPLYLVQGAFGFEASPHYNQLGANSGSTSGAISR; this is encoded by the coding sequence ATGCTGGCTGAGTTCACCCATCCTGAGCTATCCATCGTCATCCCCTGCAAAAATGAGGCGGATAACCTTGAGCATTTGTTTGAGCGCCTCACCCAAACCTTGGATCCCTTGCAACTCAGTTACGAATTGGTTTGTGTGAACGACGGCAGCCAGGATAGTACCCTGGAAAAACTGCTTGCCTTTCACCAACGGGATCCCCGCATTAAGGTGATTAACCTCTCCCGTTGTTTTGGCAAAGAGATCGCCCTCACTGCAGGGATTGATTACACCTCGGGGAGAGCCGTCATTCCCATTGATGCCGACCTTCAGGATCCGCCGGAACTGATCCCGGAGATGCTGGAGCTATGGCGGCAGGGCTACCAAGTGGTGTACGCGGTGCGCCGCAGCCGGCAGGGGGAAAGCTGGTTCAAACAATTGACCGCCAACGGGTTTTACCATGTCATCGATCAGCTCAGTCAGGTGCGGATCCCACGCAACACCGGGGATTTTCGCCTGTTGGATCGACAGGTGGTGGAAGCAATCAAGCAACTGCGGGAGCGCACCCGCTTCATGAAAGGGATCTTTGCCTGGGTGGGCTATCGACAAACGGCTATTTTTTATGATCGTGCCCCGCGTTTTCGGGGTAAAACCCAATGGAACTATTGGCGCCTGTGGAATTTGGCGGTGGAGGGGATCACCTCCTTCAGTTCTTGGCCACTGCGGGTCTGGAGCTACTTGGGTTTGGGAATTTCACTGCTGGCTTTGCTCTATGGCCTCTTTTTGGTGGTGCGCACGCTTTTATTGGGATCCGATGTACCTGGGTATGCCTCTTTGGCAGTGATCATGCTGTTTCTGGGCGGGATCCAGTTGATCAGCCTGGGAATTATCGGAGAATACCTAGGTCGCATTTTTGAAGAGGTGAAAGGCCGTCCTTTGTATTTGGTACAAGGGGCATTTGGGTTTGAGGCCAGTCCCCATTACAACCAGCTTGGAGCCAACTCCGGTTCTACCTCCGGTGCGATCTCCAGGTAA
- a CDS encoding YcjF family protein, with amino-acid sequence MSSHDRSSQSLIPSIQKKLIDLTQRTVARVKGHSAESEQPQQFWDWASHLFTESLLEAEAEMGHCNVMVIGKTGVGKSTLVNAVFKDELARTGVGSPVTRHIRKYCKQDCPITIYDTPGMELSGEQNVGIRLEVAQLIDELRLRDPEEHIHIIWYCIHHEANRLEETERDWLRSLELKDVPVILVLTQYLEGSEESEFLKYLQHQNLPVRYIVPVLARDKAITRKITIPAYGLEHLIGCTLELLPEVARLAFIQQQMLRVDLKAQAASKYVSGYVASAAFIGAVPIPFADAPLLVTAQIGMIANISFIFGYKTSPSFYYSLIGALAGTAITTVTGRTIVSNLLKFIPGVGTTMGGILQSTTAATLTLSLGLAYIEVMKAIARAEIKGTPLSESEIKDLFVQQYRDYAASRRNTLRDEEEDWE; translated from the coding sequence ATGTCCTCACACGACCGCTCGAGCCAATCCCTGATTCCAAGCATTCAAAAAAAATTGATCGATCTCACCCAGCGCACCGTTGCCCGCGTTAAAGGACACTCTGCTGAATCTGAGCAACCTCAGCAATTTTGGGATTGGGCCAGCCACCTCTTTACCGAAAGTCTCTTGGAAGCCGAAGCAGAAATGGGTCACTGCAATGTGATGGTGATCGGCAAAACTGGGGTGGGCAAAAGCACCTTGGTGAACGCTGTCTTTAAGGATGAACTGGCTCGAACCGGCGTGGGCAGCCCTGTAACCCGCCACATCCGCAAATATTGCAAACAAGATTGCCCGATCACCATTTATGACACACCGGGCATGGAATTGTCTGGGGAACAAAATGTGGGTATTCGTCTAGAAGTTGCCCAACTGATTGATGAACTGCGCCTGCGGGATCCCGAAGAGCACATTCATATTATTTGGTATTGCATTCATCATGAAGCCAATCGTTTGGAAGAAACCGAACGGGATTGGTTACGCTCATTGGAGCTTAAAGATGTACCGGTGATTCTCGTTTTAACCCAATACCTAGAAGGCTCTGAAGAGAGTGAATTCTTAAAGTACTTGCAACATCAAAACCTGCCGGTGCGTTATATCGTGCCAGTCTTGGCCCGCGACAAAGCAATTACCCGGAAAATTACGATTCCTGCCTACGGCCTGGAGCACCTGATTGGCTGTACCTTAGAGCTGTTACCGGAAGTCGCCCGTCTGGCCTTCATTCAACAACAAATGCTACGGGTGGATTTGAAAGCCCAGGCTGCCTCCAAGTATGTTTCCGGTTATGTAGCCAGCGCCGCCTTTATCGGGGCAGTGCCAATCCCTTTTGCAGATGCGCCTTTGTTGGTAACCGCACAAATCGGCATGATCGCCAATATCAGTTTTATCTTTGGCTACAAAACTTCTCCTTCCTTTTATTACTCTCTGATCGGGGCTTTGGCTGGAACTGCCATAACGACAGTAACAGGGCGCACGATTGTTTCTAACCTGCTTAAGTTTATCCCTGGCGTTGGAACAACTATGGGTGGGATCCTCCAATCCACCACGGCGGCCACCCTCACCCTCTCACTGGGCCTTGCCTATATTGAGGTGATGAAAGCGATTGCTCGTGCTGAAATCAAAGGAACCCCGTTGTCCGAATCGGAAATTAAAGATCTCTTTGTGCAGCAGTACCGCGACTATGCTGCTTCTAGACGAAATACGTTAAGAGATGAGGAGGAGGACTGGGAGTGA
- a CDS encoding putative bifunctional diguanylate cyclase/phosphodiesterase — MPMAVEQLLLVSSQETASWLCPALRSQGFQVRVSQSADALPVQLAAGSFDLALLDLGWVTGILPQGLPLIYFDSRVDSELTKLPSQAQLRLQGIEPGLFLADLRDAQALRTAIEFCLYKHRTENKLKSLEQFLASSLTSMGDAVISTDLQGRVTFMNPVAEALIGWRRGESLGKPASEIVRMVDARTHQPLPDPWAEALRGQVMIGSGEAVLLLARDGEEVPVANGIAPLRDESGQPKGTILVLRDLTVRPSPHRLLSALHDTLTELPNRALFMDRLQRAVERARRSPGERFAVLFLDLNRFKAVNDSLGHHAGDELLVGTARRLETCVRSIDTLARFGGDEFAILLEGIQQVSDATRVAERIHQSLQVPFQIQAHDVTISASIGIALAGSQALDPDLLLQQADSAMYRAKQQGPGRYEVFDPLLHRYAKARAQWEEELRRALEQGQLRVCYQPVVNLAKGDWQAVEALLYWEHPERGWLSGREFLGVAEEAGLAVPLGDWLIQAALQQWQQWRAQYSWMSELPLHLNLLPQQFAQPDLAQRLQRRLQECQLPGSLLYLGLTGTLLMEASSLVEQQLHQLQRLSVALVLERFGSGYVCLQRLSHLPLQGIRLDASLVQAIGPQQREPDKALLAALRLAEILNLPVTAPAIETSEQALYLHRMGCERGQGSLFYPPLAAGEMGSLLGREALAA; from the coding sequence ATGCCCATGGCAGTAGAGCAACTGCTATTGGTGTCTTCTCAGGAAACAGCCTCTTGGTTGTGTCCGGCGCTGCGCTCGCAAGGGTTTCAGGTACGGGTAAGCCAGTCAGCGGATGCCCTGCCTGTGCAACTGGCGGCTGGATCATTTGATTTGGCTCTGTTGGATCTGGGATGGGTGACCGGGATCCTGCCGCAGGGGTTGCCGCTGATCTACTTTGACTCCAGGGTTGACTCCGAGCTGACCAAGCTACCCTCTCAAGCTCAGTTGCGGCTGCAAGGCATTGAGCCAGGGTTGTTCCTGGCGGATCTTAGGGATGCGCAAGCGCTGCGAACCGCGATCGAATTTTGTTTGTACAAACATCGAACCGAGAACAAACTGAAAAGCCTGGAACAGTTCCTAGCCTCCAGCTTGACCAGTATGGGGGATGCGGTGATCTCCACCGATTTGCAGGGGCGTGTCACTTTCATGAATCCAGTGGCGGAAGCGTTAATTGGCTGGCGCAGAGGGGAGTCACTGGGTAAGCCTGCCTCGGAAATTGTGCGTATGGTGGATGCCCGTACCCATCAACCTCTACCGGATCCCTGGGCGGAAGCGTTACGGGGCCAGGTGATGATCGGCTCCGGTGAAGCGGTGTTGCTGCTGGCACGGGATGGAGAAGAAGTCCCGGTGGCCAATGGCATTGCCCCTTTGCGGGATGAATCTGGCCAGCCCAAGGGAACGATCCTGGTGCTGCGGGATCTGACGGTGCGACCATCCCCCCACAGGTTGCTTAGTGCTCTCCACGATACCCTGACAGAACTGCCCAACCGTGCCCTATTTATGGATCGGCTGCAACGGGCGGTGGAACGGGCACGGCGGAGCCCTGGAGAGCGCTTTGCCGTCTTGTTTCTCGATTTGAACCGGTTTAAGGCGGTGAATGACAGCCTTGGTCATCATGCCGGTGATGAACTGCTGGTGGGTACAGCCCGGCGGCTGGAAACCTGTGTGCGCTCCATCGACACCCTGGCTCGTTTTGGCGGCGATGAATTTGCCATTTTGCTAGAAGGGATCCAACAGGTGAGCGATGCCACCCGGGTCGCCGAACGGATTCACCAATCCCTGCAGGTGCCGTTCCAGATTCAGGCTCACGATGTAACCATCAGCGCCAGTATTGGCATTGCCTTGGCTGGATCCCAGGCATTGGATCCTGATCTGCTGCTGCAACAGGCGGATAGTGCCATGTATCGGGCCAAACAACAGGGGCCAGGTCGGTATGAGGTTTTCGATCCGCTGCTGCATCGCTATGCCAAGGCCAGAGCCCAATGGGAAGAGGAACTGCGGCGCGCCCTAGAGCAGGGACAATTGCGGGTGTGTTATCAGCCGGTGGTAAACCTGGCCAAAGGCGATTGGCAGGCAGTGGAAGCCTTGCTCTACTGGGAACATCCAGAACGGGGTTGGCTAAGTGGGCGCGAGTTTCTCGGGGTAGCCGAAGAGGCTGGGTTGGCGGTGCCCCTGGGAGATTGGCTGATTCAGGCTGCCCTGCAGCAGTGGCAGCAGTGGCGAGCCCAGTATTCTTGGATGTCCGAGTTGCCCTTACACCTCAACTTGCTTCCCCAACAATTTGCCCAGCCGGATTTGGCCCAACGCCTGCAACGTCGGTTACAGGAGTGCCAACTGCCTGGATCCCTGTTGTACCTGGGGTTAACAGGCACCCTGTTGATGGAGGCCAGCTCTCTGGTGGAACAACAGCTGCATCAATTGCAACGGTTGAGTGTGGCGCTGGTGCTGGAGCGGTTCGGTAGTGGCTATGTCTGTTTGCAACGCCTCAGTCACCTGCCTTTGCAAGGGATCCGTCTCGATGCTTCACTGGTACAGGCGATTGGCCCTCAGCAACGGGAGCCAGACAAGGCCCTGTTGGCAGCCCTGCGCTTGGCGGAGATCCTGAATTTGCCGGTTACGGCCCCCGCTATTGAAACCTCCGAGCAAGCCCTCTACCTGCACCGTATGGGCTGTGAAAGGGGCCAGGGATCCCTGTTTTATCCTCCCTTGGCGGCTGGTGAAATGGGATCCCTGTTGGGAAGAGAAGCCTTGGCGGCTTAA
- the glyA gene encoding serine hydroxymethyltransferase, whose translation MVAAPQSLHTQRDSLSILAETDPLVFGLIGQELNRQRDHLEMIASENFTSPAVLAAQGSVLTNKYAEGLPGKRYYGGCEFVDQLEQLAIDRAKQLFGAAHANVQPHSGAQANFAVFLALLQPGDTILGMDLSHGGHLTHGSPVNVSGKWFNVVHYGVDPESERIDFEQVRALAQQHRPKLIICGYSAYPRIIDFAAFRSIADEVGAYLLADIAHIAGLVATGHHPNPIPLCDVVTTTTHKTLRGPRGGLILTRDPELGKKFDKAVFPGSQGGPLEHVIAAKAVAFGEALQPSFSSYSAQVIANAQALAQSLQSRGIRLVSGGTDNHLILLDLRSVSAALEKSGAVDPLMTGKRADRLMDEIHITANKNTIPFDPQSPFVASGLRLGSPALTTRGLGPVEFEQIGQIIADCLFHPEDADVLTACRQQVAQLCRRFPLYPHLE comes from the coding sequence ATGGTAGCTGCTCCTCAAAGTCTGCACACGCAACGAGATAGTCTGTCGATTCTGGCGGAAACGGATCCGCTGGTGTTTGGCCTGATTGGGCAAGAATTAAACCGGCAGCGGGATCACCTGGAGATGATCGCCAGTGAGAACTTTACCTCACCAGCGGTTTTGGCTGCCCAAGGCTCCGTCCTGACCAACAAATATGCTGAGGGCTTACCAGGGAAGCGCTACTACGGCGGCTGCGAGTTTGTGGATCAACTGGAGCAACTGGCGATTGATCGGGCCAAGCAACTGTTCGGGGCTGCTCATGCCAATGTCCAGCCTCACTCGGGGGCCCAGGCCAATTTCGCCGTATTCCTGGCCCTATTGCAGCCGGGAGACACGATTTTGGGCATGGATCTCTCCCATGGGGGTCACCTCACCCACGGATCTCCGGTGAATGTTTCCGGCAAGTGGTTCAATGTGGTGCATTACGGGGTGGATCCCGAAAGTGAGCGGATCGATTTTGAGCAGGTGCGTGCTCTGGCGCAACAACACCGCCCCAAGTTGATCATCTGCGGCTATTCTGCCTATCCCCGCATAATTGATTTTGCCGCCTTCCGGTCGATTGCCGATGAGGTGGGGGCCTATCTGTTGGCCGATATTGCCCATATTGCTGGCTTGGTAGCGACGGGACATCATCCCAACCCGATTCCCCTCTGCGATGTGGTGACCACAACAACCCACAAAACTCTGCGGGGGCCGCGCGGCGGTTTGATCCTGACCCGGGATCCGGAACTGGGCAAAAAATTTGATAAAGCTGTCTTTCCAGGCAGCCAAGGGGGACCGCTGGAGCATGTGATCGCGGCTAAAGCTGTAGCCTTTGGAGAGGCTTTACAACCCAGTTTTTCCAGCTACTCTGCCCAGGTGATCGCCAATGCTCAGGCGCTGGCCCAATCCCTGCAAAGCCGCGGTATTCGCTTGGTCTCTGGGGGAACTGACAACCATTTAATATTGTTAGATCTGCGCTCGGTTTCGGCAGCGCTAGAGAAGAGTGGTGCGGTGGATCCCTTGATGACGGGTAAGCGGGCGGATCGGCTGATGGATGAGATTCACATCACTGCCAACAAAAACACCATTCCGTTTGATCCGCAGTCTCCTTTTGTGGCCAGCGGTCTACGCTTGGGATCCCCTGCCTTGACCACCCGCGGTTTGGGGCCAGTAGAATTTGAGCAAATCGGGCAAATTATTGCTGATTGCCTGTTTCACCCTGAAGACGCTGACGTTTTGACAGCTTGTCGGCAGCAGGTGGCTCAGCTGTGTCGAAGGTTCCCTTTGTACCCACACTTGGAATAG
- a CDS encoding glycosyltransferase family 4 protein, with amino-acid sequence MPYLVAFLAAACVVLWATPVVKAVGIRSGQLDLPDERKIHQQPMVRLGGISIFSGNLVALLLLWGSGAFGGLRTEQEYEIWGVTIGGVLFFLIGLADDLFHLSPFSRLLMQFSVATAAWGVGVRIEFISLPVLGTWFFPAWLSLLITLLWLVGMANAINFMDGLDGLAAGVSGIAAVAMLMVTLLLDRPAAAMLAAALAGACLGFLRYNFNPAQIFMGDGGAYFLGFTLAGIGVIGVAKVVTTLAVAFPFCILAVPILDMSTVIFKRLSRGQSPFHPDKGHLHHRLLKAGLSQRHSVLLIYAMTLWVGSLALALAGLPAGGTYLGGASLVLGGVAWGAWQRHLQRKRQIREKGSLPPGVDSQ; translated from the coding sequence ATGCCCTATCTGGTCGCCTTTCTTGCTGCTGCCTGTGTTGTTTTGTGGGCGACTCCTGTGGTCAAAGCGGTTGGTATTCGCAGTGGCCAATTGGATTTACCGGATGAGCGCAAAATTCATCAGCAGCCGATGGTACGCCTGGGGGGTATCTCGATTTTTTCTGGGAATCTCGTCGCTCTGCTGCTGTTGTGGGGGTCTGGGGCCTTTGGCGGTCTGCGCACTGAGCAGGAGTATGAGATTTGGGGGGTGACGATTGGTGGGGTTCTGTTTTTCTTGATTGGGCTGGCGGATGATCTGTTTCATCTCTCGCCCTTCTCTCGCCTGCTCATGCAATTTTCCGTGGCTACTGCCGCTTGGGGAGTGGGCGTACGCATAGAATTTATCAGTCTGCCGGTCTTGGGCACTTGGTTTTTCCCCGCTTGGTTGAGCCTGCTGATTACCCTGCTCTGGCTGGTGGGGATGGCCAATGCCATCAATTTCATGGATGGGTTGGATGGGTTGGCGGCAGGGGTATCAGGGATTGCGGCGGTGGCGATGTTGATGGTGACGTTGCTTCTGGATCGACCGGCAGCAGCCATGCTTGCAGCGGCTTTGGCGGGAGCTTGTTTGGGTTTCCTGCGCTACAACTTCAACCCGGCCCAAATTTTTATGGGGGATGGCGGAGCTTATTTTTTGGGCTTTACCTTGGCTGGGATTGGAGTGATTGGGGTGGCCAAGGTGGTGACGACATTGGCGGTGGCTTTCCCGTTTTGTATTTTGGCGGTGCCCATTCTGGATATGTCCACGGTGATTTTCAAGCGGCTATCCAGGGGGCAATCTCCTTTCCATCCCGATAAGGGACATCTGCACCATCGCTTACTCAAGGCAGGGCTTTCGCAACGGCACTCGGTTTTGCTGATCTATGCCATGACGCTTTGGGTGGGATCCCTAGCCTTGGCTTTGGCGGGGTTACCGGCAGGAGGCACCTATTTGGGTGGAGCCTCTCTGGTGCTGGGGGGAGTGGCTTGGGGGGCCTGGCAACGGCATCTGCAAAGGAAGCGGCAAATCAGGGAGAAGGGATCCTTACCCCCTGGTGTGGATTCACAATAG
- a CDS encoding phosphoribosyltransferase family protein — protein sequence MLSPAFGDPVQSPESIVKALQRVIADFHGRPTYSVTGKGGRSFQFFATSITDNIPPLHPHLSAAVCLLSRLHLTQAHQATLGVGEEDRGAMIISDILLSYNLPRTLARWTPTGAPGEIGIPLANEYIPEGSIQVYLNGVTARDRVVLVDDLISTGGTMVALIESVRKAGAEILEVFTIAEKTENQGRQYVYEQTGIQVKTLLASDIEQKQEGTFSRVLHCNLGTLNGQLFEQIAAQFPPDFCRRGSGEG from the coding sequence ATGCTCAGCCCTGCCTTTGGGGATCCCGTCCAGTCGCCTGAAAGTATTGTCAAAGCCTTGCAACGGGTGATTGCTGACTTTCATGGGCGACCCACCTACAGCGTCACCGGGAAGGGGGGGCGTTCTTTTCAGTTTTTTGCCACTTCGATTACCGACAATATTCCCCCCTTGCATCCTCACCTCTCGGCAGCTGTGTGTTTGCTCAGCCGCCTGCATTTAACCCAGGCGCATCAAGCCACTTTGGGGGTAGGGGAAGAGGATCGGGGCGCAATGATCATTTCGGATATTCTTCTGAGCTACAACTTGCCGCGCACTTTGGCTCGTTGGACCCCTACAGGCGCACCGGGGGAAATTGGGATCCCATTGGCCAACGAATATATTCCGGAAGGATCGATTCAGGTGTACTTGAATGGAGTGACCGCAAGGGATCGGGTGGTGCTGGTGGATGATCTGATCAGTACTGGCGGGACGATGGTGGCTTTGATCGAGTCGGTGCGCAAGGCAGGGGCAGAGATTTTAGAAGTCTTTACCATTGCCGAGAAAACAGAAAATCAGGGGCGACAGTATGTGTATGAGCAAACCGGGATCCAAGTGAAAACCTTGCTGGCTTCCGATATTGAACAAAAGCAAGAGGGAACCTTTTCGCGAGTCTTGCATTGCAACTTGGGAACCCTGAATGGGCAGCTCTTTGAGCAGATAGCAGCTCAGTTTCCACCAGATTTTTGCCGGCGGGGATCAGGGGAGGGATAA
- a CDS encoding GntR family transcriptional regulator has product MRISIQPDSEIPGSVQLFNLLCFAIACGQFPPGCRLPSTRQLAMQTGLHRNTINKVYHQLEEMGLVETRAASGIYVSGSAHQVANTSRLLSQDLDKSKQALQEIRQGIDHLQQQGFSLEQVRDLLQAEIDWRLRCSAQVLVCVPGRDLGTGELMTQQIQQALGIRVQLVPLEDLATVLEQLHSSTVVTIRYFLSAVEAIAQPRGARVLPVDVSDYAKEIDLVRQLPPQACLGLVSISTALLEVAEVIVHSLRGEELLVLTAVISDTERVGSILRRAHTLICDVASYSTLRALLRQARADLIRVPTLVCADPHIGEAALEELRRELGRIPAQEVE; this is encoded by the coding sequence ATGCGCATTTCCATTCAGCCGGACAGCGAGATCCCTGGCTCTGTACAGTTGTTTAACCTGCTTTGTTTTGCCATCGCCTGTGGGCAGTTCCCCCCCGGTTGTCGCCTGCCCAGCACCCGTCAATTGGCCATGCAAACGGGCCTGCACCGCAACACCATTAACAAGGTCTATCACCAACTGGAAGAAATGGGCTTAGTAGAAACCCGGGCTGCTTCCGGGATCTATGTCAGTGGATCAGCCCATCAGGTCGCCAATACTTCTCGCCTCCTTAGTCAAGACCTAGACAAATCCAAACAAGCCCTGCAAGAAATCCGTCAAGGCATTGACCATCTCCAACAGCAAGGGTTCTCCTTAGAACAGGTGCGGGATCTGCTACAGGCCGAAATCGATTGGCGCTTGCGCTGTAGTGCCCAGGTCTTGGTATGTGTACCGGGTCGAGATTTGGGCACAGGCGAACTGATGACTCAGCAAATTCAGCAGGCTTTGGGCATCCGAGTGCAGTTGGTGCCCTTGGAAGATTTGGCCACAGTTTTGGAACAGCTCCACTCCAGCACAGTAGTGACCATTCGCTACTTCCTCAGCGCTGTAGAAGCAATAGCCCAACCGCGCGGTGCCCGTGTTTTGCCTGTAGATGTGTCTGACTACGCCAAGGAAATTGATTTGGTTCGCCAACTGCCCCCTCAGGCTTGTCTGGGCTTGGTCAGCATCAGCACTGCCCTGTTGGAGGTCGCAGAGGTGATTGTGCATAGCCTACGGGGGGAGGAGCTGCTGGTGCTAACAGCTGTTATTTCTGATACGGAGCGGGTGGGTTCTATCCTACGCCGCGCTCATACCCTGATTTGCGATGTTGCCAGCTACTCCACTCTGCGGGCCCTATTACGCCAAGCCCGAGCTGATCTGATCCGTGTGCCCACCCTAGTATGTGCCGATCCCCATATTGGCGAGGCGGCCCTAGAGGAACTGCGGCGGGAGTTGGGGCGGATCCCGGCTCAGGAGGTGGAATAG
- a CDS encoding WD40 repeat domain-containing protein, with amino-acid sequence MTSYPLAWNPIQTQTLLGHSGAISVLTVAGELLISGSTDRTVRIWHWGSGELRHCLRGHGGPIRGLGLTRWQGRELLVSGCRFGEICFWDPHTGEGVGQLETGLESIQALVVSSDGSRLVVAGGSDGVLQVWDLQSQQPYLQLHGHADRIHSLYLSQGGAFLASVSDDETVWVWDLVAGEGIRRIPSIGPLNAVALTPDGRQLAGGGVDYALKRWDPLTGKLLGVHPEHDNWIRAVAIDPTGRWLATGGDDYSIWLHYLPHCAPVRVYRDPVACISALTFSCDGRTLISGNRSGGIRLWSVN; translated from the coding sequence ATGACCTCCTATCCTTTGGCGTGGAACCCCATTCAAACCCAAACTCTGTTGGGCCACAGCGGCGCCATTTCCGTGTTGACAGTGGCTGGGGAGCTATTAATTAGCGGCAGTACGGATCGCACTGTGCGGATCTGGCATTGGGGATCCGGTGAATTGCGGCATTGTCTGCGGGGACATGGGGGGCCGATTCGCGGCTTGGGCCTGACCCGCTGGCAGGGACGGGAGCTATTGGTGAGTGGGTGTCGCTTTGGCGAGATCTGCTTCTGGGATCCCCATACGGGTGAAGGGGTAGGGCAACTGGAAACGGGGCTGGAGTCTATACAGGCGCTGGTGGTGAGCAGCGATGGATCCCGGTTGGTGGTGGCTGGGGGATCGGATGGGGTGCTTCAGGTGTGGGATCTGCAGAGCCAACAACCCTATCTCCAGCTGCACGGACATGCGGATCGCATTCACTCCCTTTATCTCAGCCAGGGAGGGGCCTTTCTCGCCAGTGTCAGCGACGACGAAACCGTCTGGGTCTGGGATCTGGTGGCTGGAGAAGGGATTCGGCGGATCCCGTCCATTGGCCCTCTGAATGCGGTCGCCCTTACTCCGGATGGCCGGCAACTGGCAGGGGGAGGGGTGGATTATGCCTTGAAACGCTGGGATCCCCTGACCGGAAAGCTGCTGGGCGTTCACCCCGAACACGACAACTGGATTAGGGCGGTCGCCATCGACCCCACCGGGCGGTGGTTAGCGACTGGAGGAGATGACTACAGCATTTGGCTACATTATCTGCCCCACTGTGCTCCTGTAAGGGTGTACCGGGATCCCGTTGCCTGCATTAGCGCCCTCACCTTTAGCTGCGATGGCCGTACCTTGATCAGTGGCAACCGATCCGGTGGCATCCGCCTCTGGTCAGTGAATTAG